In Etheostoma spectabile isolate EspeVRDwgs_2016 unplaced genomic scaffold, UIUC_Espe_1.0 scaffold00018831, whole genome shotgun sequence, the following proteins share a genomic window:
- the LOC116682689 gene encoding G2/M phase-specific E3 ubiquitin-protein ligase-like, giving the protein MLSKEEIAGLLQAHSERVITLGTRQICISRANVWTTALRVFKRPGFAESCDRLYFIFASDEHDAGEDAADLGGPRREFFRLLVKAIFQDSGAFEGTPNGCTPRLNMLHLQNGVYRTIGRMMSTIIVQGGEPPAFLSPSVVDYIVSGDILQAHVTPDDIGDPDLRENLNKVQHATLQDDLEKAVSCCDSWRYQVEGLPLVVTMANRDVFVKNAVLYHTVVQRQSCLDQLIDGLSHYGVLSLLRENPSLRVLLDIPGEDKGQEADFVAGILKPCYSALGSNRRAKEELMVVKFREFLQCVESKELRDTYGDRTLTNDEEAFLKTLSPGHILAFATGSSKVPAIGFHPTPKLICIHDENKHLPIAHTRANELHLFVNAKTMADDDEFNYSFLVALMNGSLFSFI; this is encoded by the exons ATGCTGAGCAAAGAAGAAATTGCAGGCCTTCTACAAGCTCACAGTGAGAGAGTTATTACATTGGGAACAAGACAGATCTGTATCAGTCGAGCCAATGTTTGGACCACAGCCTTACGTGTGTTTAAGAGACCTGGTTTTGCAGAAAGCTGTGACAGGCTCTATTTTATATTTGCAAGCGATGAGCATGATGCTGGGGAAGATGCTGCTGACCTTGGGGGTCCCAGACGAGAGTTTTTCCGCTTACTGGTGAAGGCTATCTTCCAGGACAGTGGCGCttttgaag GCACACCAAATGGATGCACACCAAGACTGAACATGCTCCACTTGCAAAATGGAGTGTATCGAACCATTGGCAGGATGATGTCTACAATAATAGTGCAAGGGGGTGAACCACCTGCATTCCTGTCCCCGAGTGTGGTGGACTACATTGTGTCTGGGGACATCCTTCAAGCTCACGTGACACCTGATGATATAGGTGACCCTGATTTAAGGGAGAACCTCAATAAG GTTCAACATGCAACCTTGCAGGATGATTTGGAGAAAGCAGTCAGCTGCTGTGACTCATGGCGATATCAAGTTGAGGGTCTTCCACTCGTAGTCACCATGGCCAACAGAGATGTGTTTGTGAAAAATGCAGTTCTATATCATACTGTTGTGCAACGGCAGAGCTGTCTTGATCAACTAATTGATGGCTTGTCCCACTATGGA GTTTTATCACTCTTGAGAGAGAACCCCAGCTTGCGTGTGCTGCTTGACATACCAGGAGAGGACAAAGGTCAAGAAGCTGATTTTGTAGCTGGTATTCTCAAACCATGCTACTCTGCACTGGGGAGCAACAGAAGAGCTAAAGAGGAGTTGATGGTGGTCAAATTTAGGGAGTTTCTACAATGTGTTGAAA GTAAAGAGCTGAGAGACACATATGGGGACAGGACTCTAACAAACGATGAGGAGGCATTCCTGAAGACTTTGAGCCCTGGTCACATCCTGGCATTTGCTACAGGGAGCAGCAAAGTCCCAGCCATTGGTTTTCATCCAACTCCTAAGTTAATATGTATTCATGATGAAAACAAACATCTTCCCATTGCGCACACTCGTGCTAATGAGCTTCACCTTTTTGTGAATGCAAAAACAAtggctgatgatgatgaatttAACTACAGCTTCCTAGTAGCACTAATGAATGGATCtttattcagcttcatttaa
- the LOC116682691 gene encoding zinc finger protein OZF has product MCGDRYTTVPRNTWEPQDNLDLDLITEYLQKHEEEEEKQRRGKGPKCHHCQHCDKSFTTSGTLKIHQRVHTGENLHSCDQCGAAFTLKSTLKLHQHSHTGEKPYSCDLCGNAFTDNDFIRHQLVHTGEKLYSCEHCGITFSESRNLKSHKRIHTGEKPYCCDICGRAFSESGTLKSHQRIHTGEKPYSCECGETFSQSCSLKRHQRIHTGEKPYCCDICGRAFSESGSLKSHQRVHTGEKPYSCECGETFSQSSSLKQHQRIHTGEKPYCCDICGRAFSESGSFKSHQRIHTGEKPYSCECGETFSQSCSLKRHQRIHTGEKPYCCDICGRAFSDNGSLKSHQRVHTGEKPYSCDICGRAFSQVGSLKSHRRAHNGEKPYRCDQCGKSFSQSSNLKSHQRRHTGEKPK; this is encoded by the exons atgtgcggggATCGGTACACCACGGTGCCCAG gaacacatgggagccgcaagacaacctggacctggacctgatcaccgaatacctgcagaaacacgaggaggaggaggag aaacagagaagaggaaagggaccaaaatgtcaccactgtcaacactgtgacaaatccttcacaacatctggaactttaaagattcatcagagagttcacactggagagaatctacacagctgtgatcaatgcggggcagctttcacactgaaGAGTACCCTAAAATTACATCAACAcagtcacactggagagaagccgtacagctgtgatctatgtggtaacGCCTTTACTGATAATGACTTTATAAGACACCAGCtcgttcacaccggagagaagctgtacagctgtgaacatTGTGGGATAACATTTTCTGAGAGCCgtaaccttaaatctcacaagcgcattcacactggagagaagccgtactgttGCGATATATGTGGTAGAGCATTTTCTGAGAGTGGTActcttaaatctcaccagcgcattcacaccggagagaagccgtactcgtGTGAATGTGGGGAAACGTTCTCTCAGAGCTGTAGTCTTAAacgacaccagcgcattcacactggagagaagccgtactgttGTGATATATGTGGTAGAGCATTTTCTGAGAGCGGTAGTCTTAAATCTCACcaacgtgttcacaccggagagaaaccgtactCGTGTGAATGTGGGGAAACGTTCTCTCAGAGCTCTAGTCTTAAacaacaccagcgcattcacactggagagaagccgtactgttGTGATATATGTGGTAGAGCATTTTCTGAGAGCGGTAGttttaaatctcaccagcgcattcacaccggagagaagccgtactcgtGTGAATGTGGGGAAACGTTCTCCCAGAGCTGTAGTCTTAAacgacaccagcgcattcacactggagagaagccgtactgttGTGATATATGTGGTAGAGCATTTTCTGACAACGGTAGTCTTAAATCTCACcaacgtgttcacaccggagagaagccgtacagctgtgatataTGTGGTAGAGCATTTTCTCAAGTTGGTAGCCTTAAATCTCACCGACGTGCTCACaatggagagaaaccgtaccggtgtgatcaatgtgggaaatcattttctcagagtagtaaccttaaatctcaccagcgcagacacactggagagaagccgaaATAG